The genomic region ATGAATTCGGTCGCCAAAAGAATGGATTATTTCAAGGCTGCCGTCAGTGGATCCGTCGTCCACTACAATCACTTCTTTTTCCGACCATGATTGATCGAGTGCCGATGCGATTGCGGCGCCAATCCAGCGCTCAGCGTTGAAGCAGGGAATCAGGATGCTAACTTTCATGGTCCAGACTTTCGTTCACTGCTGCGCGCGATAAGCAGCGACCATTTGTGCGCTGAGACTCTCGGCGGGATTTTGCGATCACGCGACGATATACCAAGGCAGTCCTTTGGGCTATCGGTTCCCAATCGAAGCGCTCTGCGACCAGAGCAGTCCGACGAGCGATGTCATTTAAATCCTTGGATAGCGACTCTCGCAGACTTTTTGTCAGCGCTGCTTCGTCTCCTGGCTGATACATCAAATCGTCCGCGCCGGCAAGCGTCTCGGGCAGTTCACCCAGTCGTGGTGTGATAATTGGCTTGCCATAGGTTATGGCCAACATGACGCTGCCCGAAGTTTGCACACGCTCAAACGGCAATACGACCACATCAGCCGCCCCAAAATATAGCGGAAGGTCCTCCTCCGCAATCCAATGATCGTGCCAAATAACTCCCGCGACATCGGGCGCAATCATATCTAATTCGTGCCGATACTCGGGCGAACAGGGCCCCGCAATGACCAATTGGGCTTCTGCAGCGGCAAGTGCACGCCAAGCCCGCAGTAACATCGGCATACCTTTGTAGGGGCGTACCATTCCGAAGAACAACATGGTTGTTTTATCAGGCAAGTTGAGATTCTGCCTCGACGTTTGGCGCGGAGGGCTTGGTGAATATACGTCTTGATAATGGCCATGCGGGATGATGGCAATTTTTTCCGGGATGCATCCGAACTTGGCGATCGCTTGCTGCTTTCCGGCTGAACCGTGAACAATCACTGCTCCGGCGGCACGACACAACATGCGTCGCACCCAAAGTTCCAAGCGTGGGAAGCGTGATTCGTGCGGCACAAGATTATGTACAGTCCATACCAATGGGCGGCCGGAGCACCGCACCAGCGTCAAGTCACATAGAAACTTGACCGCCCTAATGATAAAGATAATTCGCGATTGTGCGCGCAAGTACGGTAGCGTCCAATGCAGGTGCAGAATGGACGAAGATCGATTCTCGCGCACTGCTCGAAAGAAAGGCAAAATACGACGATAGCCCACTGGAAAGCAGACATGAAAACCTTGAGACTCCAAGGATCGGGCCAGCAATCGTTGATAGGGATTGTCCTTCCTCAGGTCCGGCATCATTAAGACAACTGTTGCCGGAGCGCTGTCGGATCGAGAAGCAGCGACGGAAGGCGCGTTGAGGCGCAAGTCAGGAAGTCCGTTCAGACGTGTCATTGGAGACATATTGATCCTGGTGTGCTGGATCCAAAAATCCGTTTCGAACCAATTTGGCCAATCCCTCGCGGTACATGAGATGTCGAACCGCCCCCACATAATGTTTTGCCGCACAGCCGTCAGTACCAGCTTGTAGGCTTACTCGATACTCGCGCTCTGGCAGCAGTTCCACGCCCACGCGTGACGCGGCAAGCGCCAAAAGCGTTTGCTCGATCCGCCATATTTTGTTCGCCCATATCGAATCGCAACATAAGAATTCTTCCATCCAATCGAGATTAAACACGGCGCTGGATAGGAGACACAAACCGGAGTTGATCCGCTCATTCAATTCAATATTGAACTTCCGACTTGCTTCGACGGCACCGATGTTCAATGCTGGCGCAACGTCGGCGTTGAAATAATTCATAATGGTAGGTTTATCGATCCGGAAAAGGAGCTCGGTCGGTTCACGAAAAAATAATACATCGCTGTCGAGCAGTAGGACTCGCGGCGCACGGATAAAGCAACCTACATCGAAGCACTTGCGCGCTAGCGGATGGAGCCGCCGGTAACATTGGCAGCGCGGGTAATCGGACAACTCTTGCATCATGATTGCGTCACTCGCGACCGCGCGGATGAGTCGCGCTTGAGGAAAGTGCAGCAGCAACATTTCATCTTCATTATTGGTGAGCGTTCCGTCATCTAGAATGGTCAAAGGATAAGATCGTGCAGCAAATCGATAAAAGCTCTTTAGCGACCAAATTAGATTCAGCCAATCTTTTTTTCCAGTCAGCGTAAAGACTTCAATTGTGTCGGCCGTCACTGCGGTTTCAATCGGCGCCGAATCGAGGATTTTGGTCCGCACAAACCGTCGCCAATACGGCGTTGACCACCCCTCGTGGCAGTTTTGACGGAACAAGTACCACAGTCTACCAGGCGTCGGAAATTTGCGCGTCGAAGTCATTCAGCAATGAAACTGATCTGGCCGAATTACAGGCGGACAGGATACAGATGATGACTCAAGAGCAACCTTTTCGTGTTTGCCGGCGCTTGGGTCCGTCGCGCTAATTTCAGCACGCCCTGAG from Pirellulales bacterium harbors:
- a CDS encoding glycosyltransferase gives rise to the protein MTRLNGLPDLRLNAPSVAASRSDSAPATVVLMMPDLRKDNPYQRLLARSLESQGFHVCFPVGYRRILPFFRAVRENRSSSILHLHWTLPYLRAQSRIIFIIRAVKFLCDLTLVRCSGRPLVWTVHNLVPHESRFPRLELWVRRMLCRAAGAVIVHGSAGKQQAIAKFGCIPEKIAIIPHGHYQDVYSPSPPRQTSRQNLNLPDKTTMLFFGMVRPYKGMPMLLRAWRALAAAEAQLVIAGPCSPEYRHELDMIAPDVAGVIWHDHWIAEEDLPLYFGAADVVVLPFERVQTSGSVMLAITYGKPIITPRLGELPETLAGADDLMYQPGDEAALTKSLRESLSKDLNDIARRTALVAERFDWEPIAQRTALVYRRVIAKSRRESQRTNGRCLSRAAVNESLDHES